A DNA window from Bacteroidales bacterium contains the following coding sequences:
- a CDS encoding 3-dehydroquinate dehydratase, with amino-acid sequence MKLIIINGPNLNLLGIREKELYGKDSFETYFEQLTLKFPNHNIKFYQSNIEGEIINKLHEVGFSYDGIILNAGAYTHTSLAVADALAAIKTPVVEVHITNIFKREKIRHKSLIAPHCTGSISGFGIKSYELAVRSFL; translated from the coding sequence ATGAAACTCATTATTATAAACGGACCAAATCTTAATCTTCTCGGAATCAGAGAAAAAGAACTCTACGGTAAAGATTCTTTTGAAACTTATTTTGAACAATTAACATTAAAATTTCCAAATCATAATATTAAATTTTATCAATCAAATATTGAGGGTGAAATTATTAACAAACTTCATGAAGTCGGCTTTTCATACGACGGAATTATTCTTAATGCCGGTGCTTATACTCATACATCTCTCGCTGTTGCAGATGCTTTAGCAGCCATAAAAACTCCTGTTGTTGAAGTTCATATTACAAATATATTCAAAAGAGAAAAAATAAGACATAAATCATTGATTGCTCCTCATTGCACAGGCAGTATATCAGGCTTTGGTATAAAATCCTACGAATTGGCTGTCAGAAGTTTTTTATAA
- a CDS encoding pyridoxine 5'-phosphate synthase, which yields MTRLSVNINKIACLRNARGGNNPDVIKAAIDCEAFGAQGITVHPRPDERHIRFDDVYKLKEVVKTEFNIEGNPNLKFIDLVLEIKPEQVTLVPDAPGVLTSNAGWDTIKNKDFLIDVISTFKEAGIRTSIFIETDLDQIEHAKLTGTDRIELYTEPYAANFFKDKAKAVLTFSKAAEKAKEVGLELNAGHDLDLDNLNYFKQQVTGLKEVSIGHALISDALYFGLHNTIQMYLKQLI from the coding sequence ATGACAAGATTAAGTGTAAATATTAATAAAATTGCATGCTTAAGAAATGCCAGAGGCGGAAATAATCCGGATGTAATAAAAGCGGCAATTGATTGTGAAGCTTTCGGTGCTCAAGGTATCACCGTACACCCGAGGCCTGATGAAAGACACATTAGATTTGATGATGTATATAAATTAAAAGAAGTGGTTAAAACAGAATTTAATATTGAAGGAAATCCAAATCTTAAATTCATTGATTTAGTTCTTGAAATTAAACCCGAACAAGTAACTTTAGTACCGGATGCTCCCGGCGTTTTAACTTCTAACGCAGGTTGGGATACTATTAAGAATAAAGACTTTTTAATTGATGTTATTTCAACATTTAAAGAAGCAGGTATAAGAACATCTATATTTATTGAAACTGATTTGGATCAAATAGAACATGCCAAATTAACCGGAACTGACCGTATTGAATTGTACACAGAACCTTATGCAGCAAACTTCTTTAAAGATAAAGCAAAAGCAGTTCTGACCTTTTCAAAAGCTGCAGAAAAAGCAAAAGAAGTAGGATTAGAACTTAATGCCGGACATGATCTTGATCTTGACAACCTGAATTATTTCAAACAACAAGTTACCGGACTAAAAGAAGTTTCCATAGGACACGCCTTAATATCAGATGCATTATATTTCGGGCTCCATAATACAATACAAATGTATTTAAAACAGTTAATATGA
- a CDS encoding glycosyltransferase family 39 protein → MNNIKAGNINFLIILISSLLFIPFLGNVHLFDWDEINFAESAREMIVTGDYLNVRINFELFWEKPPLFIWMQVLSMKIFGINEFAARFPNAIAGIVTLLFLFNIGKKHFGTKLGLMWVFAYAGSVLPHFYFKSGIIDPWFNLFIFLGIYFFFRYLIENKRQTKYVLLSAVFIGLGTLTKGPVALLIFLLTGFVYLIINRFKMRISIPDIILYIVTFVFVGGFWFILQILSGNYDILYDFVIYQIRLFQTEDAGHGGFLGYHFVILLIGVFPASIFALKAFKKDKNEKFEQKKFKQWMLILFWVVLILFSIVKTKIIHYSSLAYFPLTFLGAYALCKTELGVYKKSKIITGIFFFFTVFYAAAIFILQYIGQNSKKIIESGIIKDEFAAANLQAQTSFTGFEFLLGIFLILGIISAFIFIKKNYYIRNIVIFIIIMVFTNSTVLVIVPEVEKISQGASIEFYKSKKNEDAYFDTYGMKSYAQFFYGEIKISAVENYKKGKQKKIYVTCRNNKIKELEKRNNEYKKLYEKNGFVFWERVE, encoded by the coding sequence ATGAATAATATTAAAGCTGGCAATATAAATTTTCTTATAATCCTTATTTCATCATTATTGTTCATCCCGTTTCTCGGAAATGTTCATTTATTTGATTGGGATGAGATTAATTTTGCGGAATCGGCAAGAGAGATGATCGTTACCGGAGATTATTTGAATGTAAGGATCAATTTTGAGTTGTTTTGGGAAAAACCTCCGCTTTTTATTTGGATGCAAGTTTTATCAATGAAGATTTTTGGGATTAATGAATTTGCTGCAAGATTTCCTAATGCAATTGCAGGGATTGTAACCTTATTGTTTTTGTTTAATATCGGGAAAAAGCATTTCGGCACAAAGTTAGGATTGATGTGGGTTTTTGCTTATGCAGGTTCTGTATTGCCTCATTTCTATTTCAAATCGGGGATTATTGATCCTTGGTTTAATCTTTTTATATTTCTTGGTATTTACTTTTTTTTCAGATATTTAATTGAAAATAAAAGACAAACAAAATATGTGTTGCTGTCAGCTGTATTTATCGGATTGGGAACATTAACCAAAGGACCTGTTGCATTGCTTATTTTTTTATTAACGGGTTTTGTGTATTTGATTATCAATCGTTTTAAAATGCGAATATCAATTCCGGATATCATACTTTATATAGTAACTTTTGTATTTGTAGGCGGATTTTGGTTTATTCTGCAAATTTTAAGCGGTAATTATGATATACTTTATGATTTTGTAATTTATCAAATCAGATTATTTCAAACAGAAGATGCCGGTCACGGCGGATTTCTCGGTTACCATTTTGTAATATTGCTTATCGGCGTTTTTCCTGCTTCAATATTCGCATTAAAAGCATTTAAGAAAGATAAAAATGAAAAATTTGAGCAAAAGAAATTTAAACAATGGATGTTAATTTTATTTTGGGTTGTATTAATACTTTTCAGTATTGTAAAAACAAAGATCATTCATTATTCTTCATTAGCGTATTTTCCTTTAACTTTTTTAGGAGCATATGCTTTGTGTAAAACAGAATTAGGAGTTTATAAGAAATCTAAAATAATTACAGGCATCTTTTTTTTCTTTACCGTTTTTTATGCTGCTGCAATTTTTATTTTGCAATATATAGGTCAAAACAGTAAAAAGATAATAGAATCGGGTATTATTAAAGATGAATTTGCTGCGGCAAACCTGCAAGCTCAAACATCATTTACCGGTTTTGAATTTTTACTCGGCATATTTCTGATTTTAGGAATCATTTCAGCTTTTATATTTATTAAAAAAAATTATTATATAAGAAATATTGTGATTTTTATTATTATTATGGTTTTTACTAATTCAACTGTATTGGTTATTGTTCCTGAAGTTGAAAAAATATCACAAGGAGCTTCTATTGAATTTTATAAAAGTAAAAAGAATGAGGATGCTTATTTTGATACATACGGAATGAAAAGTTATGCACAATTTTTTTACGGGGAAATAAAAATTTCGGCAGTTGAAAATTATAAGAAAGGCAAACAAAAAAAGATTTATGTAACTTGCCGAAACAATAAGATAAAAGAACTTGAAAAAAGAAATAATGAATATAAAAAACTATATGAAAAAAACGGATTTGTGTTTTGGGAAAGGGTTGAATAA
- a CDS encoding CBS domain-containing protein: MQAKDLISDMFPAVNIKDKGEKALVRMDFFKVSHIPLIDDKNNYYGLISESEIYDFDLLNKPFSTYKSVLARPYVYCEDHIYEVIGLVTKLNISVVPVLNRNEKYKGSLCLYDIIKYIGTLITSDNPGTIFILELSIHDYSLSQIAQIIEGNNAKILSVYTSSPGDSTKLDVTIKINTDDFSAVKQTFERYDYKIKAAYTDSDKINVLLEERYEEFMNYLNI, encoded by the coding sequence ATGCAAGCAAAAGATTTAATATCAGATATGTTTCCTGCCGTAAATATAAAGGATAAAGGAGAAAAGGCATTGGTAAGAATGGATTTTTTCAAAGTTTCTCATATCCCTTTGATTGATGATAAAAACAATTATTACGGTTTAATATCTGAAAGTGAAATATATGATTTTGATTTATTAAACAAGCCTTTTTCTACATATAAAAGTGTATTGGCCAGACCTTATGTATATTGCGAAGACCATATATATGAAGTTATCGGATTGGTAACTAAATTAAATATCTCGGTTGTTCCGGTTTTAAACCGAAATGAAAAGTATAAAGGTTCATTATGCTTGTATGACATTATAAAATATATCGGAACACTAATTACATCTGATAATCCCGGAACAATATTTATTTTAGAATTAAGTATTCATGATTATTCATTATCGCAAATCGCTCAAATTATTGAGGGGAATAATGCCAAGATTCTCAGTGTTTATACAAGTTCACCCGGAGATTCTACAAAATTAGATGTAACCATAAAAATAAACACAGATGATTTCTCTGCTGTCAAACAAACTTTTGAGAGGTACGATTATAAAATAAAAGCTGCATATACTGACAGTGATAAAATTAATGTTTTGCTTGAAGAACGCTACGAAGAGTTTATGAATTATCTTAACATTTAG
- a CDS encoding alpha amylase C-terminal domain-containing protein: MNIPLIVNDPYLKPFTDTIKNRIDKAKHKEKELSKGKKLSDFADAHQYYGLHKTTKDRIYRDWLPNATEVFLIGEFSNWQLKDEFKLINKGNDEFEIKLKPNILNHLDLYRLFIRWQGGSGDRIPAYADRVVQDEDTKIFNAQVWEPEKPYKQKHKSPEKKDSILVYEAHIGMASEDGKVASFNEFAERILPRIVKLGYDTIQLMAIQEHPYYGSFGYHVSNFYAVSSRFGTPDDLKKLIDKAHKIGIRVIMDIVHSHAVKNEVEGISRYDGSEYQFFHAGERGQHPAWDSRCFDYSKDEVIHFLLSNCKFWLEEYNFDGFRFDGVTSMLYLNHGLGTDFSSYYDYYNFNQDEDAITYLSLANKLIHEVNPNAVTIAEEMSGMPGIATSIENGGIGFDFRLAMGIPDFWIKVIKEQKDENWHIGEIFHRLTDKRNDEKTINYSESHDQALVGDKTIIFRLADADMYHFMHLENMTDIIERAITLHKMIQLITLATAQSGYLNFMGNEFGHPEWIDFPRKENKWSYHYARRQWGLANNKELAYHYLQLFNTEIIHLFKCKNILAEKIELLSDKAYDQVLIFKRANYFFIFNFNPFTSFTEYGFETEKGKYKIIINSDDETYLGQSRINTEMIYKTVNENKKNYLKLYIPTRTCIVLEKL; encoded by the coding sequence ATGAACATTCCTTTGATTGTAAACGACCCGTATTTAAAACCTTTTACAGATACCATAAAAAACAGAATTGACAAAGCAAAACATAAAGAAAAGGAACTTTCAAAAGGAAAAAAACTGTCTGATTTTGCTGATGCACACCAATACTACGGACTGCACAAAACCACAAAAGACCGGATATACAGAGACTGGTTACCTAATGCAACTGAAGTTTTTTTGATCGGGGAATTTTCAAATTGGCAACTCAAAGATGAATTTAAACTTATAAATAAAGGAAACGATGAGTTTGAAATAAAACTGAAACCAAACATTCTTAATCATCTTGATCTGTACAGATTATTTATAAGATGGCAAGGAGGCAGCGGCGACAGAATCCCGGCATATGCCGACAGAGTAGTTCAAGATGAAGATACAAAAATTTTTAATGCACAAGTTTGGGAACCCGAAAAACCATATAAACAAAAACATAAATCACCTGAAAAAAAAGACAGTATTTTGGTCTATGAAGCACACATAGGTATGGCTTCGGAAGACGGTAAAGTAGCAAGTTTTAATGAGTTTGCTGAAAGAATACTTCCTCGTATTGTTAAATTAGGTTATGATACCATCCAATTAATGGCAATTCAGGAACACCCTTACTACGGTTCATTCGGATATCATGTATCAAATTTTTATGCTGTTTCGTCACGTTTCGGAACACCTGACGACCTGAAAAAATTAATTGACAAAGCACACAAAATCGGTATCAGAGTAATTATGGATATTGTTCATTCTCACGCTGTTAAAAATGAAGTAGAAGGCATAAGCAGATACGACGGTTCCGAATATCAATTTTTTCATGCAGGTGAAAGAGGGCAACATCCGGCTTGGGACTCAAGATGTTTTGACTACAGTAAAGATGAAGTTATACATTTTCTGCTTTCAAATTGTAAATTTTGGTTGGAAGAATATAATTTCGACGGTTTCAGATTCGACGGAGTTACAAGCATGCTGTATTTGAACCACGGTTTGGGAACTGATTTTTCATCTTATTATGATTACTACAATTTTAATCAAGACGAAGATGCTATAACATATCTAAGCTTGGCAAACAAGTTAATTCACGAAGTTAATCCGAATGCTGTTACAATAGCTGAAGAAATGAGCGGTATGCCGGGAATTGCAACATCAATTGAAAACGGCGGTATAGGTTTTGATTTCAGGCTGGCTATGGGCATCCCCGATTTTTGGATAAAAGTTATTAAAGAGCAAAAAGATGAAAATTGGCATATCGGAGAAATATTTCATCGCTTAACAGACAAACGCAATGATGAAAAAACAATAAATTATTCCGAATCTCACGACCAAGCTTTGGTAGGTGATAAAACCATTATTTTCAGACTCGCTGATGCCGATATGTATCATTTTATGCATCTCGAAAATATGACTGATATTATTGAACGTGCAATTACCTTACACAAAATGATACAACTTATAACATTGGCAACTGCACAAAGCGGATATTTGAATTTTATGGGAAATGAATTCGGGCATCCCGAATGGATTGATTTCCCTCGTAAAGAAAATAAATGGTCATACCACTACGCAAGAAGGCAATGGGGGCTTGCAAACAATAAAGAACTTGCATATCATTATCTGCAATTATTCAACACAGAAATTATACATTTGTTTAAGTGCAAAAATATTCTCGCTGAAAAAATTGAATTATTATCTGATAAAGCGTATGATCAAGTTTTAATTTTTAAACGAGCAAATTATTTCTTCATTTTTAATTTCAATCCTTTTACATCATTTACCGAATATGGTTTTGAAACAGAAAAAGGGAAATATAAGATTATTATCAATTCCGATGATGAAACTTATCTCGGTCAATCAAGAATAAATACAGAAATGATTTACAAAACCGTAAATGAAAACAAAAAAAATTACTTGAAACTCTATATCCCTACGAGGACTTGTATTGTGTTGGAGAAGTTATAG